A part of Chiloscyllium punctatum isolate Juve2018m chromosome 27, sChiPun1.3, whole genome shotgun sequence genomic DNA contains:
- the cnr2 gene encoding cannabinoid receptor 2, translated as MNESDATTISTTSFNATLEKECEQNFMDMECFMILTEEQRKVIAALCLTVGPFTIIENILVLCVIFFTPQLRNRPSYLFITSLASADLCASIIFVYSFVDFHVFKHKDENYVFLFKLGCVIASFSASVGSLLLTAIDRYICIHKPSEYRTILTRRKAVTFLLFMWPVAVFIAFLPLMGWNCIKLRCQCSELFPLVDESYLACWTMFITFLLVLIIYAYIHILWKAHVHSIYMEKQKEGRKGQVKVGHTRMDIKLAKTLGLILIVLIACWSPVLSLMIYDVFAKVNKGTKKVFAFCSMLCLLNSTVNPIIYALRSKDMRTVLLNILLRHKRQLPSLEGSTESDGHFKNNNTIVTISSVEQYNLDNSKNDL; from the coding sequence ATGAATGAGAGTGATGCAACTACAATTTCAACTACTTCTTTTAATGCAACGCTTGAAAAGGAATGTGAACAAAATTTCATGGATATGGAATGCTTCATGATTCTGACAGAAGAACAAAGAAAGGTTATTGCTGCATTATGTTTGACAGTGGGGCCTTTTACTATTATAGAGAACATTTTAGTTTTATGTGTCATATTCTTTACTCCACAACTTCGAAATCGACCTTCTTATTTGTTTATAACTAGCCTTGCATCTGCTGACCTCTGTGCAAGCATTATTTTTGTGTACAGTTTTGTCGACTTCCATGTTTTCAAACACAAGGATGAAAATTATGTTTTCTTATTTAAGCTTGGATGTGTCATTGCATCTTTCTCAGCTTCTGTGGGCAGTTTGCTGCTCACTGCCATTGACAGGTACATATGCATTCATAAGCCGTCGGAATACAGGACAATTTTAACGAGACGAAAAGCAGTGACCTTTCTTCTATTCATGTGGCCAGTTGCTGTTTTTATTGCTTTTCTTCCTTTGATGGGATGGAATTGCATTAAGTTACGATGTCAATGCTCTGAGCTATTTCCTCTTGTAGATGAAAGCTATTTAGCTTGCTGGACTATGTTTATAACTTTCCTATTAGTATTAATAATTTATGCCTATATACATATTCTGTGGAAAGCCCACGTTCATTCAATCTACATGGAGAAACAGAAAGAGGGAAGGAAAGGACAAGTAAAAGTGGGCCACACACGTATGGACATTAAACTTGCCAAAACATTGGGTCTCATATTAATAGTGCTGATTGCTTGTTGGTCTCCAGTATTGTCTCTGATGATATATGATGTATTTGCCAAGGTAAACAAAGGAACCAAAAAGGTATTTGCTTTTTGTAGTATGCTTTGTTTGTTAAATTCTACAGTAAATCCCATCATTTATGCCCTAAGAAGTAAAGACATGCGAACTGTATTGTTAAATATCTTATTGAGGCACAAAAGGCAGCTACCATCTCTGGAAggcagcacagaatcagatggACATTTTAAAAACAACAATACAATTGTGACCATCTCTTCAGTTGAGCAATACAATCTTGACAATTCAAAGAATGATCTCTGA